TGTGCCTGGCCAGCTCCGCGTTCGAGTGCGCGCTGTCCTTCTGCTCCTCGGGCAGCTGCACGTGCCTGTAGAGCGCCATCACCGCCGGATCGAGGGTCAGCTCGGCGAAGGCCATCCACTGGTAATAGGGGCCGCGCTCCACGGAGCCCAGCGGCGGAGCCAGGTGCTTCTCCGGGAACCGGTCGGCCAGATGGAGACAGATGGCCAGGGACTCGAGCAGCGTGACGTCTCCATCCACCAGGGCGGGGAGCTCGCCCAGCGGATGCACCGCCAGGTAGGCGGGGGTGCTGTTCTCCTGTCGGGCGAGATCGAGCCTGACCAGCTCGTAGGGTACCCCGAGCTCCTCCAGCAGCCAGCGGGGACGGACCGCTCGGGTTCGGGGGGCAAAGTAGAGCTTCATGGGCGCGCTCCTGAGGGTGGCGGGAGGCGGCAACATGCGGCGGCTGGGGACTCCCAGACAATCCGGCCCCAGGCGAACTCATTGTCAGGCTAGGCTTGACAGTCATGATCCCACCCGCCGACATGATGCTCTTCGTCGCGGTCGTCCGAGAGGAGAGCTTCACCCGGGCGGCGCACCGGCTCGGCGTCACCAAGCAGACCATCAGCGAGCGCATCCGCAACCTGGAGGAGCGGCTCGGGGTGCGGCTCCTCGAACGAACCACGCGGCGCCTGCGGGTCACCCAGGCCGGAGCGACGTACTACGAGCGCTGCTCCGCCATCGCCGCGCAGATCGACGAGGC
This DNA window, taken from Hyalangium gracile, encodes the following:
- a CDS encoding glutathione S-transferase family protein; the encoded protein is MKLYFAPRTRAVRPRWLLEELGVPYELVRLDLARQENSTPAYLAVHPLGELPALVDGDVTLLESLAICLHLADRFPEKHLAPPLGSVERGPYYQWMAFAELTLDPAVMALYRHVQLPEEQKDSAHSNAELARHRARLTPVLDVVRAGLGGREFLVGQSFTAADVVMASILHLANTLKLLDGHPQLVEYVRRHTQRPAVRKAASG